Proteins from one Bradyrhizobium roseum genomic window:
- the grxD gene encoding Grx4 family monothiol glutaredoxin, which yields MMSSTAERIKDVIASSDVVLFMKGVPAAPQCGFSKSVVQILSSLAVPFKSVDVLSDPQIREGIKTFSNWPTIPQLYVKGEFLGGADIVREMFQAGELTALLSDKGIATAKP from the coding sequence ATGATGAGTTCAACGGCCGAGCGTATCAAGGATGTGATCGCAAGCAGCGACGTCGTGCTGTTCATGAAGGGTGTCCCGGCCGCGCCGCAGTGCGGGTTTTCGAAATCCGTGGTGCAGATTCTCTCCAGCCTCGCGGTGCCGTTCAAAAGCGTCGACGTGCTTTCCGATCCGCAAATTCGGGAAGGCATCAAGACGTTCTCGAACTGGCCGACGATCCCGCAGCTCTATGTCAAGGGAGAATTCCTGGGCGGGGCTGACATTGTGCGGGAAATGTTTCAGGCCGGCGAGCTCACGGCGTTGCTGAGCGACAAGGGCATTGCGACGGCCAAGCCATGA
- a CDS encoding BolA family transcriptional regulator has product MAMAGPDIERFIKQAFPDAQVVVVDLAGDGDHYGARVTSAAFVGKSRIQQHQMVYAALQGQMGGALHALALETAVPK; this is encoded by the coding sequence ATGGCAATGGCCGGACCGGACATCGAGCGTTTCATCAAGCAGGCCTTCCCGGATGCGCAGGTCGTCGTCGTCGACCTCGCGGGAGACGGCGATCATTACGGCGCCCGCGTCACTTCCGCGGCCTTCGTGGGCAAGAGCAGGATCCAGCAGCACCAGATGGTCTACGCGGCATTGCAGGGGCAGATGGGGGGAGCTCTCCATGCACTCGCGCTTGAAACTGCGGTGCCAAAATAA
- a CDS encoding xanthine dehydrogenase, with the protein MRFDTLDRFAVILGTNETASAVAVLLCRKGYGVVLSHDPLPPVIRRKMAFHDALFEDDVSVAGIAAQRADTGAAIRTNLGRAPGVIVTELGLLDLIVLRSLDILIDARMQKYLATPDLRRLARLTIGLGPGFCGGANCDVAIETRPDKAGQIIRHGAAEPPNGVSRRLGSHWEERFVRSKFSGPWKTAIEIGTRVFKDYVVGHLGNEPVRAPFDGILRGIVRDGTEVPGGVKLLEIDSRGRKANWTGIDSRDQIIASAVATAISVHTAKPSEKSGQALHLVK; encoded by the coding sequence ATGCGGTTTGACACCCTTGATCGATTCGCAGTGATCCTCGGCACCAACGAGACTGCCTCGGCCGTCGCGGTCCTGCTTTGTCGCAAAGGCTACGGCGTCGTGCTGTCGCATGATCCGCTGCCGCCCGTGATCCGGCGGAAAATGGCTTTTCACGACGCCCTTTTCGAAGATGATGTCAGCGTTGCCGGCATTGCGGCGCAGCGTGCCGACACCGGTGCGGCAATTCGCACGAACCTCGGCCGGGCTCCCGGCGTGATCGTCACCGAACTTGGACTGCTCGATCTCATCGTGCTTCGCAGCCTCGACATTCTGATCGACGCACGGATGCAGAAATATCTCGCCACTCCCGATTTGCGTCGCCTCGCCCGATTGACGATCGGCCTCGGCCCCGGCTTTTGCGGCGGCGCCAATTGCGACGTCGCCATCGAAACGCGGCCGGACAAGGCGGGACAAATCATCCGGCATGGAGCGGCCGAGCCGCCCAATGGCGTTTCGCGCCGCCTTGGAAGCCATTGGGAAGAGCGCTTCGTCCGTTCGAAATTCTCCGGCCCATGGAAGACGGCGATCGAGATCGGTACGCGTGTTTTCAAGGATTACGTCGTCGGCCATCTCGGAAATGAACCGGTGCGCGCGCCCTTCGACGGGATATTGCGAGGGATCGTTCGCGACGGGACCGAAGTACCCGGGGGCGTCAAGCTTCTTGAAATCGATTCCCGCGGACGCAAGGCAAACTGGACCGGCATCGACAGCCGCGACCAGATCATCGCCAGCGCCGTGGCAACGGCCATCTCGGTTCACACGGCAAAGCCTTCCGAAAAATCCGGACAGGCGCTCCACCTCGTCAAGTGA
- a CDS encoding DUF59 domain-containing protein translates to MDVASPTLAAGDGQSAEGDLTERIIAALRTVHDPEIPVNIYDLGLIYRIAPKQTGFVEIDMTLTAPGCPVAGEMLKWVETAVSGVEGISSVDVRLVFDPPWDKSRMSEDVQLELGLI, encoded by the coding sequence ATGGATGTTGCCTCACCGACACTCGCGGCCGGCGATGGACAGTCGGCCGAAGGCGACCTGACCGAGCGCATCATCGCGGCGCTGCGGACGGTGCATGATCCCGAAATTCCGGTAAACATCTACGATCTCGGATTGATCTACCGTATCGCACCGAAGCAAACAGGCTTCGTCGAAATCGACATGACACTCACGGCGCCCGGCTGTCCCGTGGCCGGCGAAATGCTGAAATGGGTCGAGACGGCTGTCAGCGGCGTCGAAGGCATCAGCAGCGTGGATGTCCGCCTTGTGTTCGATCCGCCCTGGGACAAGTCGCGGATGTCGGAGGACGTGCAATTGGAATTAGGCCTGATCTGA
- a CDS encoding dienelactone hydrolase family protein, which produces MIELTAGDGHKFSAYRADPDGTPKGAVVVVQDFFGINPQIRKLADQFAAKGYVAIAPSLFDSVKTDVTLDYDDSGLAEGVELTQQVGTERAIGDIQGAVDAVKGAGKVTVIGYGWGGYLAYLAANRVNGVACAVGYYGDGIVDDYREKRKVPTLLHFGEDDRRIPFEEVGQFRSHRPDVSAFSYPGASHAFNCDDRDSYHDEAAKSALERTLLWISQYVEGQPPIALKNAGAYAQAKVEKKKKKKEGADDLGPPMA; this is translated from the coding sequence ATGATCGAGCTGACAGCCGGGGATGGACACAAGTTTTCCGCCTATCGCGCCGACCCGGACGGCACGCCCAAAGGCGCGGTCGTCGTCGTGCAGGATTTCTTCGGCATCAATCCGCAGATCCGAAAACTCGCGGACCAATTCGCCGCGAAGGGATATGTGGCCATCGCACCTTCACTTTTCGACTCCGTGAAAACGGACGTCACGCTGGACTACGATGATAGCGGCCTTGCCGAGGGAGTTGAGCTGACACAGCAGGTCGGAACCGAGCGTGCGATCGGTGACATTCAGGGGGCGGTCGATGCCGTCAAAGGCGCGGGCAAGGTAACGGTCATCGGGTATGGTTGGGGCGGATACCTGGCCTATCTCGCCGCCAACCGCGTCAATGGCGTCGCCTGTGCCGTTGGATATTACGGTGATGGAATCGTCGACGACTACCGTGAAAAACGCAAGGTGCCGACCTTGCTGCACTTCGGCGAAGACGATCGGCGGATTCCCTTTGAGGAGGTCGGCCAGTTCCGATCCCACCGGCCGGACGTCAGCGCGTTTTCCTATCCAGGCGCGTCGCATGCGTTCAACTGTGACGACCGGGACAGCTATCATGACGAGGCGGCCAAATCAGCGCTGGAGCGAACGCTGTTATGGATTTCCCAATATGTCGAGGGGCAGCCCCCGATCGCCCTTAAGAATGCGGGCGCCTACGCCCAGGCCAAGGTCGAGAAGAAGAAGAAAAAGAAAGAGGGTGCTGACGACCTCGGACCGCCGATGGCGTGA
- a CDS encoding group II truncated hemoglobin, translated as MSEVATGVSMFERIGGAVTIDRLVEAFYGKMDTLPEARTIRTMHAPDLGSVKNVLKRYLSEWTGGPKLYSPEKGHPRLRQRHMGFAIGNAERDAWLLCMRGALAETVADDGARQELDVALTKLADWMRNQAGNPHDAGTARP; from the coding sequence ATGTCTGAGGTCGCAACGGGCGTATCGATGTTCGAACGGATCGGTGGGGCGGTCACGATCGATCGGCTGGTGGAAGCGTTTTACGGAAAGATGGATACGCTGCCCGAAGCCAGGACGATCAGGACCATGCATGCGCCGGATCTCGGGTCGGTCAAGAACGTCCTCAAGCGGTATTTGAGCGAATGGACGGGCGGACCGAAGCTCTATTCTCCCGAAAAAGGCCACCCGCGGTTGCGGCAGCGGCACATGGGATTTGCGATCGGCAATGCCGAGCGCGACGCGTGGCTGCTCTGCATGCGGGGCGCGCTCGCGGAGACGGTCGCCGACGATGGCGCGCGGCAAGAGCTCGACGTTGCGCTGACCAAGCTCGCCGACTGGATGCGCAATCAGGCCGGCAATCCCCACGATGCGGGGACCGCGCGTCCCTGA
- a CDS encoding DUF6156 family protein, whose amino-acid sequence MTSDVNQECRFFVSYSGVKLPFNLVNPIPAEGLSHRNTFIRAYFSKAGTLSGFDKVVYGEVELSHRYEYHDNGVLRRAEIVMLDEEPAELIFDNAAGPMKVAGIAGQEGS is encoded by the coding sequence ATGACGAGCGATGTGAATCAGGAATGTCGGTTTTTCGTCTCCTACAGCGGTGTGAAGTTGCCGTTCAACCTCGTGAACCCGATCCCGGCTGAGGGACTCTCGCATCGAAATACCTTCATTCGCGCCTATTTCAGCAAGGCCGGAACGTTGAGCGGCTTCGACAAGGTCGTCTATGGCGAGGTTGAATTGTCGCACCGCTACGAATATCACGACAACGGTGTCCTGAGGCGTGCTGAAATCGTGATGCTGGATGAAGAGCCGGCCGAATTGATCTTCGACAATGCGGCGGGTCCCATGAAGGTGGCAGGAATTGCCGGACAGGAAGGCTCATGA
- a CDS encoding Rieske (2Fe-2S) protein, translating to MSSTKIEVFAVCAADSIERGDARAFSLSRINDAGESRPFPIVIVRTHANGYVGYVNSCPHEGIWLNFGEGNFFTPDRTFLKCGRHGSVFEIDTGLCIDGPCKDRSLEPIALAVVDGDVCLCGVALVEDDGTPNPFDELDDTMEIMIHPD from the coding sequence ATGTCGTCAACGAAAATTGAGGTCTTCGCCGTTTGCGCCGCCGACAGCATCGAACGGGGCGACGCCCGGGCCTTCAGCCTGTCGCGTATCAACGACGCCGGGGAGAGCCGGCCGTTCCCCATTGTCATCGTTCGGACCCACGCCAACGGCTATGTCGGGTATGTCAATTCCTGCCCGCACGAAGGCATCTGGCTGAATTTCGGGGAAGGAAACTTCTTCACGCCGGACCGGACATTCCTGAAATGCGGCAGGCATGGTTCCGTCTTCGAGATCGATACCGGGCTGTGCATCGATGGACCGTGCAAGGACCGGAGCCTGGAGCCGATCGCGCTCGCCGTCGTCGATGGTGACGTCTGCCTCTGCGGCGTTGCGCTGGTCGAGGATGACGGGACGCCCAATCCGTTCGATGAACTCGACGACACCATGGAAATCATGATCCATCCGGATTGA
- a CDS encoding glutathione S-transferase family protein, which translates to MKLYMTPGSCSTAIHIILEELEEVFEAYVVNLPAGDHFRPDYVAINPKSTIPTLVRRDGTSLTEVTAIAYWLGRTHPRAGLWPDDVESESRLVEAMAYIAGTIHGQGFARIFATNTFARNPADYDSVRELGRDIVAKGFAILNEAIGTRAYLAAEYSVADPILFYVAFWADKTGIALPEHLAAHYMRMLARPAVQRVLREEGYNTASLGKSSGREGRAGG; encoded by the coding sequence ATGAAGCTCTACATGACCCCGGGTTCGTGTTCGACCGCGATCCACATCATCCTGGAAGAACTGGAAGAGGTCTTCGAGGCTTATGTCGTGAACCTGCCCGCCGGCGATCACTTCAGGCCTGACTATGTCGCGATCAATCCGAAATCGACCATTCCGACATTGGTGCGTCGCGACGGCACGTCGCTGACCGAAGTCACGGCCATTGCCTATTGGCTTGGTCGCACTCACCCCCGCGCCGGACTTTGGCCTGATGACGTTGAGAGCGAGTCCCGCCTGGTCGAAGCCATGGCCTACATCGCAGGGACCATCCACGGCCAGGGCTTCGCCAGAATTTTCGCCACCAATACGTTTGCCAGAAATCCGGCCGATTACGACTCGGTGCGGGAGCTCGGCCGCGACATCGTCGCCAAGGGCTTTGCCATCCTGAACGAGGCGATCGGGACAAGAGCCTATCTGGCGGCGGAATATTCGGTGGCTGACCCCATTCTCTTCTACGTCGCGTTCTGGGCCGACAAGACCGGCATCGCACTGCCCGAACACCTCGCCGCGCATTACATGCGAATGCTGGCACGTCCCGCGGTGCAGCGCGTGTTGCGCGAGGAAGGCTACAACACGGCTTCCCTGGGCAAGTCGTCAGGTCGCGAAGGGCGGGCCGGTGGCTAA
- a CDS encoding aldehyde dehydrogenase, with translation MIVVEERNQDDMSRKAGCYLYADTRLWLEDDLVHRGDGPAVISPDGVERWYIRGKDVTRDVKTFFFQNEWPLRLGLDTAEKMTLFKVQFLK, from the coding sequence ATGATCGTAGTGGAAGAGCGTAACCAGGACGACATGTCGCGCAAGGCGGGCTGCTATCTCTATGCCGACACCAGACTGTGGCTCGAGGACGATCTGGTTCACCGCGGCGATGGACCTGCGGTGATTTCCCCCGACGGCGTCGAGCGCTGGTATATCAGGGGCAAGGATGTGACCCGCGACGTCAAGACGTTCTTCTTCCAGAACGAATGGCCGCTGCGGCTCGGCCTCGATACGGCAGAAAAAATGACCTTGTTCAAGGTACAGTTTCTCAAGTGA
- a CDS encoding 2Fe-2S iron-sulfur cluster-binding protein, whose product MAQLTIMPAGKTIEVGEGTTLLAALLGAEIGILHKCEGQAKCGSCHIFVQEGRKGLSKTAREENERLDSIVGVGSKSRLACQAKVLGTENITIELLGFGSGI is encoded by the coding sequence ATGGCGCAACTTACCATCATGCCGGCAGGCAAGACTATCGAGGTTGGCGAGGGAACGACGTTGCTGGCCGCGCTTCTCGGCGCGGAGATCGGCATTCTCCACAAGTGCGAAGGGCAGGCCAAATGCGGAAGCTGTCATATCTTCGTGCAGGAAGGCCGCAAGGGCCTGTCGAAGACGGCCCGCGAGGAAAACGAGAGGCTCGATTCCATCGTCGGTGTCGGTTCCAAATCCCGGCTGGCCTGCCAGGCCAAGGTGCTGGGCACGGAGAACATCACGATCGAACTGCTGGGCTTTGGCTCAGGGATCTAG
- a CDS encoding DegT/DnrJ/EryC1/StrS family aminotransferase, with amino-acid sequence MTELAAIQDADREDDDVVVASVDESFIALSDPDITLAEIGAVDAALRSPRLSSGPAVEAFEAAFAAYVGRKYAIAVPSGTLGLLFALRAYGIGPGQEVIASSYSFRETAHAISIAGARPVFADIDYWAGTLVPEKVEARITANTRAIVACNNNGHPAAWSGLRAVAKKHGLVLIEDSTEAIGSKYQGALVGSFGDTSVFDFSQPSALTCGEGGMVVTDDIDVAVALRRHRAHRLEERASVVVSATPPYQAAMSSISASLGLAQLQRLDEILERRRLIQHLYYRHVQSFEGIKDPYVGPDVTEVNWFLYVVHLGTRFTRSSRDAIVEDLRVEQIEAAAYSNPLHLQRHYFELGYRRGDLFVTEKVADRAVALPFHTHLTEDQIEFIVGTMKDASINVGAGAAIY; translated from the coding sequence ATGACCGAGCTTGCCGCCATCCAGGATGCCGATCGCGAAGACGACGATGTCGTCGTGGCCAGCGTCGACGAGAGCTTCATCGCGCTGTCGGATCCGGACATTACGCTGGCTGAGATCGGCGCGGTCGATGCGGCGCTGCGGTCGCCGAGGCTTTCCTCCGGCCCTGCGGTCGAGGCCTTTGAGGCGGCGTTTGCCGCCTATGTCGGGCGCAAATATGCGATTGCGGTTCCGAGCGGAACGCTTGGGTTGCTGTTTGCCCTGAGAGCTTACGGAATTGGTCCGGGACAGGAGGTCATCGCGTCGTCCTATTCATTTCGGGAGACGGCGCATGCCATCAGCATCGCCGGGGCCAGGCCGGTGTTCGCCGATATCGACTACTGGGCGGGAACGCTGGTCCCGGAGAAGGTCGAAGCCCGCATCACCGCGAACACGCGCGCGATTGTCGCCTGCAACAATAACGGCCACCCCGCCGCGTGGTCGGGACTGCGTGCGGTGGCGAAAAAGCATGGCCTGGTGTTGATCGAGGATTCCACCGAAGCGATCGGCTCAAAATATCAGGGGGCCCTGGTCGGATCGTTCGGCGACACATCGGTGTTCGATTTCTCACAGCCTTCCGCATTGACCTGTGGTGAGGGCGGCATGGTGGTCACGGATGACATCGACGTCGCGGTGGCACTGCGGCGCCATCGCGCGCACCGGCTGGAAGAGCGCGCCTCGGTCGTCGTCAGCGCCACGCCGCCCTACCAGGCGGCGATGAGCAGTATCTCGGCCTCGCTTGGCCTGGCGCAGTTGCAGCGGCTGGACGAGATATTGGAACGCCGCCGGCTGATCCAGCATCTCTATTACAGGCATGTGCAGTCCTTCGAGGGGATCAAGGACCCTTACGTCGGCCCTGACGTAACCGAGGTGAACTGGTTTCTCTACGTCGTTCATCTCGGGACGCGTTTTACGCGCTCCAGCCGCGATGCGATCGTGGAGGATCTTCGTGTCGAACAGATCGAGGCTGCGGCCTACAGCAATCCACTTCATCTGCAGCGGCACTATTTCGAGCTCGGCTATCGCCGCGGCGACCTTTTCGTCACCGAGAAGGTGGCGGATCGCGCGGTCGCGCTGCCCTTCCACACCCACCTGACCGAAGATCAGATCGAATTCATCGTGGGGACGATGAAGGACGCTTCGATCAATGTCGGGGCAGGTGCCGCAATCTACTAG
- a CDS encoding DUF6129 family protein, giving the protein MALDADELNEIDRVLSDPGVGAGVFAELRRRFPHLSWTKCDANDVSEMPFRSYPRYEIHLVDRSDHCLQITSDPLRASGLVLADRNVTS; this is encoded by the coding sequence ATGGCGTTGGACGCGGACGAACTGAACGAAATCGATCGGGTGCTGTCCGATCCCGGTGTCGGTGCGGGCGTCTTTGCCGAGTTGCGGCGCCGGTTTCCACATTTGTCCTGGACGAAGTGCGACGCCAACGATGTCAGCGAAATGCCGTTCCGGAGCTACCCGCGCTATGAAATTCATCTCGTCGATCGCAGCGATCACTGCCTTCAGATTACGTCGGATCCGCTGCGCGCGAGTGGACTCGTTCTGGCGGACAGGAATGTGACGTCATGA
- a CDS encoding DUF3024 domain-containing protein — translation MLSATLSQSVVRPFAHPNDLDRKRIERALISRKRYRYVKPSVVTTISGYRIESPCCSRNIDRDGGIVDVALLLHDADDGRWQLFRKDHKKDVWQLDSTHDRLPTALERLNADPDRMFWQ, via the coding sequence ATGCTATCGGCGACGCTGAGTCAATCCGTGGTCAGGCCGTTTGCCCATCCGAACGATCTCGATCGCAAGCGGATCGAGCGCGCATTGATATCGCGCAAGCGATATCGCTACGTCAAGCCAAGCGTGGTGACAACGATCAGTGGTTATCGGATCGAGAGCCCGTGCTGTTCGAGGAACATCGACCGGGACGGCGGCATCGTCGACGTCGCTTTGCTGTTGCATGACGCCGATGACGGGAGGTGGCAGCTGTTTCGCAAGGACCACAAGAAAGACGTATGGCAGCTCGACAGCACCCACGATCGCCTGCCGACGGCCCTTGAGCGATTGAACGCGGACCCTGATCGAATGTTCTGGCAATGA
- a CDS encoding nitrogen fixation protein NifZ, with protein MIEPRIPKYQWGQRVKALIDLFNDGSFPGKPVDAMLVGVGDTGEIVQVGTQTEANLPIYLVEFGERLVVGCLEEEISPL; from the coding sequence ATGATCGAGCCAAGAATTCCGAAATATCAATGGGGCCAGCGCGTGAAGGCGCTGATCGACCTCTTCAATGACGGATCGTTCCCTGGCAAACCGGTCGACGCCATGCTGGTTGGTGTCGGCGACACCGGCGAAATTGTCCAGGTGGGCACCCAGACCGAAGCGAACCTGCCGATCTATCTCGTCGAATTCGGCGAGCGGCTTGTCGTCGGATGTCTGGAAGAAGAGATCAGTCCCCTCTAG
- a CDS encoding nitrogen fixation protein NifZ, whose protein sequence is MSNIVRDSEVVELSAPPYFSFGEKVKAKRTIRNDGTYAGKEIGEILAKKGEEGYVVSIGTFLQQFYIYGVEFMESGNRVGMKRKELDPAIARDEMSDLPLPGGTTA, encoded by the coding sequence ATGAGCAACATCGTTCGTGACAGCGAGGTGGTGGAGCTTTCAGCGCCGCCCTATTTCAGCTTCGGCGAAAAGGTGAAAGCCAAGCGCACCATTCGCAATGACGGTACCTATGCCGGCAAGGAGATCGGCGAGATCCTCGCGAAAAAGGGCGAGGAAGGGTACGTCGTCAGCATCGGCACTTTCCTGCAGCAGTTCTACATCTACGGCGTCGAGTTCATGGAGAGCGGGAACCGCGTCGGGATGAAGCGCAAGGAACTGGATCCCGCAATCGCCCGCGACGAGATGTCGGACCTGCCGCTGCCGGGAGGAACGACGGCATGA
- a CDS encoding 4Fe4S-binding leucine-rich repeat protein — MTDDIDEARDWRGEEIDCAGCAHHGLSSAGGCRLKHACVHDRYARRIDRFFNSNPGLANSYIAHVHFEVRAIAAKHASLFLLPRLLDDPDETVRWNAARRLPKRLVLRLRNDAHREVRIRIVSLLDDAELMPMMTDEDYYVRLVVARRVAPSLLPLMIDDKEAEVRRVVAQRIPRDWLLRMTNDPDAGVRLAVAQRLTSDLLSRLRDDPDWRVRYEVASRIAVGEIAELAFDSDGLVQDMARSRATGRQERLGEFPA; from the coding sequence ATGACGGATGACATCGACGAGGCCCGGGACTGGCGCGGGGAGGAGATTGATTGCGCCGGCTGTGCCCACCACGGCCTGTCAAGCGCCGGAGGCTGTAGGCTGAAGCATGCCTGCGTCCACGATCGCTATGCCCGGCGAATCGACCGGTTTTTCAACTCGAATCCGGGACTGGCCAATTCCTACATCGCGCATGTTCATTTCGAGGTCCGGGCAATTGCTGCCAAGCATGCCAGCCTGTTCCTGTTGCCGCGGCTGCTTGATGATCCCGATGAAACCGTGCGCTGGAACGCTGCGCGGCGGCTGCCGAAGCGGCTCGTGCTGCGGCTGCGGAACGATGCCCATCGGGAGGTCAGGATCCGGATCGTTTCCTTGCTCGACGACGCCGAACTGATGCCGATGATGACGGACGAGGACTACTACGTTCGCCTGGTGGTCGCGCGACGCGTCGCGCCGTCCCTGCTCCCGCTCATGATCGACGACAAGGAGGCCGAGGTTCGTCGCGTTGTCGCGCAACGCATCCCGCGCGACTGGCTGCTGCGGATGACGAACGATCCCGACGCCGGCGTCAGGCTCGCGGTCGCGCAACGTCTCACGTCGGACCTGCTGTCCCGCCTGCGCGACGATCCCGATTGGCGCGTGCGGTACGAAGTGGCGAGCCGGATCGCGGTCGGCGAGATCGCCGAACTGGCGTTTGACAGCGACGGGCTCGTTCAGGACATGGCGCGGTCGCGCGCGACCGGCAGACAGGAGCGGTTAGGGGAGTTTCCGGCATGA
- a CDS encoding HesB/IscA family protein, giving the protein MNFTLTPAATKFIRMMIRADGEASSGFRLAVSPGGCSGLAADISVRREPAAGEAVVERDGVKLFLPAESRILLDGVTIDFADTPAQTGLVFKDPKQVSCSNH; this is encoded by the coding sequence ATGAACTTCACCCTTACGCCGGCCGCCACCAAATTCATTCGGATGATGATCCGTGCCGACGGGGAGGCATCGAGCGGTTTCCGGCTCGCGGTCAGCCCGGGCGGCTGCTCGGGATTGGCGGCCGATATCAGCGTTCGCCGGGAGCCTGCGGCTGGCGAGGCGGTGGTCGAGCGCGACGGCGTCAAGCTGTTCCTGCCGGCCGAGAGCCGGATCCTGCTCGACGGCGTCACCATCGATTTCGCCGATACCCCGGCGCAAACCGGACTGGTGTTCAAGGATCCGAAGCAGGTTTCTTGCTCGAACCATTAG
- a CDS encoding YfhL family 4Fe-4S dicluster ferredoxin, translating to MALKIISSQCTSCSACEPECPNVAISEKNGTFVIDPKKCTECLGHFDAPQCAAVCPVDNTCVIDNSFPRYQVPA from the coding sequence ATGGCGCTGAAGATCATATCGTCACAATGCACGAGCTGTTCGGCCTGCGAGCCGGAATGTCCCAATGTCGCGATCTCGGAGAAGAACGGCACCTTCGTGATCGATCCGAAGAAATGCACGGAATGTCTCGGGCATTTCGACGCCCCGCAATGTGCGGCGGTCTGCCCGGTCGACAACACCTGCGTGATCGACAATTCGTTTCCGCGTTATCAGGTCCCGGCCTGA